In Flavobacterium sp. N3904, one DNA window encodes the following:
- a CDS encoding vWA domain-containing protein has protein sequence MHFKQPEILYFLFLLIVPILVHLFQLRRFKKEYFTNVRFLKALSIQTRKSSKIKKWLLLACRMLLLTCIILAFAQPFFESKDNKNANNEMYIILDNSFSMQAKGKKGELLKRAIQELLEETPENVNFSLLTNTDNYWNTDIKTIRSELQNLKYSATPFLLDNIIAKVKAHKSAFKKDIVIITDAVGLTPNQLKNIGTENIPYFIIPKAEQKNNVAIDSVFIRQTLDDFYELSVTTTNYSTDFKPVPVALYNQNKLIAKTIINFKNKKETINFTIPKQAFHGYVSIEDNDLAYDNKLFFSISKIKKVNVVSIGTAEKSNFLARIYTNDEFNYQNYTLGTLDYNSIDQQDAIVLNELDEIPQALQTTLKSFVNKGGNLIVIPSEKASISDLNALLNQFGSTQFQSLESNEKLITKINFSHPLFAGVFENKINNFQYPKTKKDFTISNSSPAILNFEDQSPFLIGVRNAVSSVYVFSAPLNTLNSNFQQSPLIVPVFYKMALSKQNSGINANTIGNNTSYLVPVLLSKDEILTVKNTEEQFIPVQQQLNNKVQLFFNDLPEKAGNYTIYDSKKPIENLSFNYSRTESNLDQDNENILSDYKTSDSIATIFDTLQTSRSDNQIWKWFIIFALLFLALEMAIIKFVK, from the coding sequence ATGCACTTTAAACAACCCGAAATTCTATACTTTCTATTCTTACTGATTGTTCCAATTTTGGTGCATTTATTTCAATTAAGACGTTTCAAAAAAGAATATTTTACCAATGTACGATTCCTAAAAGCACTTTCGATTCAAACCCGGAAAAGCTCCAAAATCAAAAAATGGTTGCTTTTAGCTTGTAGAATGCTATTGCTAACCTGCATTATTCTTGCCTTTGCCCAGCCTTTTTTTGAGTCAAAAGACAACAAAAATGCCAACAATGAAATGTACATTATTCTTGACAATTCTTTTAGTATGCAAGCCAAAGGAAAGAAAGGAGAATTGTTAAAACGTGCGATTCAAGAATTATTGGAGGAAACTCCTGAAAATGTCAATTTCTCTTTATTGACCAATACTGATAATTACTGGAATACAGACATAAAAACCATTCGAAGTGAATTGCAAAATTTAAAATACAGTGCAACTCCTTTTCTATTGGACAACATTATAGCCAAAGTTAAAGCCCATAAATCAGCTTTCAAAAAAGACATTGTAATTATTACAGATGCGGTGGGCCTAACTCCAAATCAATTGAAAAATATTGGCACCGAAAATATTCCGTATTTTATTATTCCAAAAGCAGAGCAAAAAAACAACGTAGCTATTGACAGTGTTTTTATTCGTCAGACATTAGATGATTTTTACGAACTGAGTGTCACTACCACAAATTACAGTACAGACTTCAAACCCGTTCCTGTTGCTTTGTACAATCAAAACAAACTGATTGCCAAAACTATCATTAATTTTAAAAACAAAAAAGAAACCATCAATTTCACCATTCCGAAGCAAGCTTTTCATGGCTATGTTTCCATAGAAGACAACGATTTAGCTTACGACAACAAGTTATTTTTTAGCATTTCAAAAATAAAAAAGGTAAATGTTGTCAGTATTGGAACCGCAGAAAAAAGCAATTTCCTAGCTCGAATTTACACAAATGATGAATTTAATTATCAAAATTACACTTTAGGAACTTTGGATTACAACAGCATTGACCAACAAGATGCAATTGTTTTGAACGAACTGGATGAAATCCCTCAAGCATTACAAACTACTTTAAAATCTTTTGTAAACAAAGGCGGAAACCTCATTGTAATTCCGTCCGAAAAGGCTTCAATTTCTGATTTAAATGCATTACTGAATCAATTTGGCTCCACACAATTCCAATCGTTAGAATCGAATGAAAAATTAATTACCAAAATCAATTTTAGTCATCCATTATTCGCCGGTGTTTTCGAAAATAAAATCAATAATTTTCAATATCCAAAGACCAAAAAAGATTTTACTATTTCTAATAGCAGTCCGGCAATTTTAAATTTTGAGGATCAATCCCCATTTTTAATAGGGGTACGAAATGCTGTTTCCTCAGTTTATGTGTTTTCGGCACCATTAAACACTTTGAATTCAAACTTTCAACAGTCTCCGTTGATTGTTCCTGTATTTTACAAAATGGCTTTAAGCAAGCAAAACAGTGGTATTAATGCCAATACTATTGGGAATAACACTTCCTATCTTGTTCCTGTTTTGTTGTCTAAAGATGAAATTCTAACGGTAAAAAATACAGAAGAACAATTCATTCCGGTGCAGCAACAATTAAACAATAAAGTTCAATTATTTTTTAATGATCTGCCAGAAAAAGCAGGTAATTACACGATTTATGATTCCAAAAAACCAATAGAAAACCTCAGTTTTAATTATTCTAGAACCGAGAGCAATCTGGATCAAGACAACGAAAATATATTATCCGATTATAAAACAAGTGATTCCATCGCAACCATTTTTGATACGTTACAAACCAGCCGAAGTGACAATCAAATTTGGAAATGGTTTATTATCTTTGCGCTACTCTTCCTTGCATTGGAAATGGCAATTATCAAATTTGTGAAATAA
- a CDS encoding lactonase family protein: MKKSHLFLLLIATVTSMQAQNNKINLLVGTYTKPCESKGIYVFDFDTNTAEIKLKSTSESSVNPSYLSLSKDEKFIYAVNENGGESTVSSFGFESKSGKISFINKESSKGADPCYLINDDKNVIVANYSGGNISVFGKKSDGSLTEAKQVIQHYGKGINEQRQEKPHVHMVYFSPDKKYVLANDLGNDKVYLYSYFPNSSSEILKIKDSVAVTPGSGPRHLIFSNDGKFVYLLHELDGSLTTFSYANGALKKVADNTILADGFTGTFSSADIHISPDGRFLYATNRGEANTISIFKILKNGKLEAKGQTSTLGKGPRNFAIDPTGKFLLVAHQYTSDIIIFKIDKLTGALTDTGKKIELCSPVCLVFAK; encoded by the coding sequence ATGAAAAAATCCCATCTTTTTCTCCTATTAATCGCTACGGTAACTTCGATGCAAGCACAAAACAATAAAATTAATCTTCTTGTAGGTACATATACCAAACCTTGCGAAAGTAAAGGGATTTATGTGTTTGATTTTGATACCAATACTGCAGAAATTAAACTTAAAAGTACTTCAGAAAGCTCTGTAAATCCTAGTTATTTGTCGCTTTCAAAAGATGAGAAATTTATATATGCAGTAAATGAAAACGGAGGGGAAAGTACTGTAAGTTCTTTTGGATTTGAATCCAAAAGTGGAAAAATTAGTTTCATTAATAAAGAAAGTTCCAAAGGTGCCGACCCATGTTATCTTATCAATGATGATAAGAATGTGATAGTTGCTAATTATTCTGGAGGTAATATTTCTGTTTTTGGTAAAAAATCTGATGGAAGTTTAACGGAAGCTAAGCAGGTAATTCAGCATTATGGTAAAGGGATAAATGAGCAAAGACAAGAAAAGCCACATGTTCACATGGTTTATTTTTCGCCAGACAAAAAATATGTTTTGGCTAATGATTTGGGGAATGATAAAGTCTATTTGTATAGTTATTTTCCAAATTCTTCAAGCGAAATTTTAAAAATAAAAGACAGTGTTGCAGTAACTCCAGGGAGTGGACCACGACATTTAATATTTAGTAATGATGGCAAATTCGTGTATTTATTGCATGAACTAGATGGGTCATTGACTACTTTTAGTTATGCCAATGGAGCCTTAAAAAAAGTAGCTGATAACACTATTTTGGCCGATGGTTTTACCGGCACTTTTAGTTCTGCCGACATCCATATTTCTCCTGATGGTAGATTTTTGTATGCGACCAACAGAGGGGAAGCTAATACTATTTCTATTTTTAAAATTTTAAAAAATGGAAAATTGGAAGCAAAAGGGCAAACGAGCACTTTGGGTAAAGGACCGAGAAATTTTGCGATTGACCCCACAGGAAAATTTCTTTTGGTAGCACATCAATACACCAGTGATATTATAATTTTTAAAATTGATAAATTGACGGGAGCTCTTACGGACACCGGAAAAAAAATAGAATTATGTTCACCGGTTTGTTTGGTGTTTGCAAAGTAA